The region ATGAAAATAAAGTGTATCGAAATATCAATAAATGACGAAGATTTAGGCTGTCAAGTGACTTTTTCTGAGAAGAAAGATTTAGGAGAAGAAACTGCAAATATGACGGTGCAAGAAATAATTGATTCAATTGGCAGATACTTATTAATCCAAAGGTCATATCCAGAATTTGAAGATGAAAGTGATTACATATACTTTGAAACTCATGATGAAGAATTTGCTGGTGAGTTAAGTGATTATGAAATGGTTTTATCAAGAGAACTGTTTGAACTGAAACTATTTGATGGGAAAATTGAAGTTTTAATAAATCCGACTGACAAGGAATATTCAGAGTTAAAAAAAATATTGCCGATTTTGACAAATAAAACAGGGAAACTGACTATAAATGACTGAAAAACAGCAGTTGCCAACACGCAATATAGCAAAAAGCGGTGAAGTGCGTAATTGGGGCGTCTTTAGCCCGTTTCAACTTCATCTCGGTTTGATAGCGAATCACTCGCAATCCGCTTCATGCCATATTGCAAAACGTTACCGCTCATTTGGGGAATGCTGCTAATTTGATAAGGATGAGAAATAATTTTACTTTTATAGTCATTTATAAAATTGAAATATTTAACCTCAGAAAATGGATATTAAAGAACAATATGAAAGTTTAACTGTGGAGTTGAAAAAGACTATTCCATTTAAAGTCTTTCCCATTAGAGAACTAGTTCAGGAATTACGAAACAAAGGACATGAAATTACATTGAAAACTGAATTAATAGTAAAAGACGTTTATAACAGTGGAGATATAACAGGAATTGTCTGTATGATTGAAGAAAAAGAAGACGAAGCTTTAGCCTGTGCATTGACACACCTTGAAATTCCAAGGAGTCATCCATTGTCAAAAGAGATTATTGCATATCAGAAAAAAAGAAATAAAAGGATTCAGAAATTGAATCAAAAAAACTGGAATTGATTGAGAATATGGGAAAACTTGGCACATCTGGAAATCCTATAAGACTTAGGGTTCAAAATGAAAGTAGAATGGAAGAGGTAGTAGCGATTTGCGAAAGAAATAACTGGATATTCGTATGTGGAATTGAGCCAGACTACCCTGAAGATATTTGTGAACTTGAATATATGCTTAATCCAAAGCAATTTAAAGGGAAAAGACCCAAAATGAAATTAATTGAAAATGCAACGATAATTAAAACCGAACCTGTAATCGGAAGGAATGATTTATGTCCATGTGGAAGCGGCAAAAAATATAAAAAGTGTTGTTTGAATTAATGACAAATACTGACTAAAAGAGAAAAACGAGCGGTAACACGCGGTCATAAAACATTGGGGGCGAAGCGGTTAATTGAGCCTCGGTTCTCGCATCAAAATTCACTTCACCTTGATAGTTAAGTAACTCCGAAACCCCCAACGTTTTATACCGCCAACCGTTGTGCGGCATACAAAAAAGCCAACCCACGGTCAAGCACATTTGGTTTTTTGCCAACACGCAAACCCAACGCTGAAAACCCAAAAGAGCTTGCCCTTTCCCAAACCACGACAGAACAGCGAATAATATCATTGTATAAAAGCGAATATTTTCACTACAATACAGCGAATTTTACTATTTTAGTGCCAAATTAAATAGGTTTGAAAATGAACCGAATTAAAGAAATCCTGAAAGCCAAAGGAATAACACAGACTTGGCTTGCTGAGAAAATGAATAAAAGCTACACGACAATAAACGAGTATGCTCGAAATGTGAGACAGCCAAGTGTTGAGGATTTATATGAAATAGCTGACATTTTACAAGTACAGGCAACTGACTTGTTAGTAAATAAAAAGAATAACAATGATAGAAACTAAGGTTATCATTTCAATTCCCGAAGGAAAACTAAGGGACTACATTGACGGAACTATTCGAGTTGACACACCCGAAGAATACGTTAGACAGACCGTTGAGAAAAGATTGATAAATGAACACAAATACTCAAAGGAGCAAATCAAAATTGAGTATGGAGTTCAAATGGGTTCAGGAAAGAAACGAGCTGATATTGTAATTTTTCCAAAAGACTCAACGGCTGAAGAAATGAAAGACCAAGACAACATTTGGTTAGTCATTGAGTGCAAAAAAGAAGCCGTAAAGCCGACCGACAAAAACAACGGAGTTGAGCAAATGAAATCTTACATGGCTGCTTGTGGAAACTGTGAGTGGGGAATGTGGACAAACGGAATGCACAAAGAAGTTTGGCGGAGAGTTCGGAATGAACAAGGAAAATATATTTATGAAGAGTTTAATGACATTCCTTCTGCTGACGGAACAACTGACGAACACGAAAGACCAAATCGAAATACTTTAATAAAGGCTTACGAAGATAATTTGCTCTTTACTTTCAAAACTTGCCATAACATTATTTACGTTAATGAAGGTTTGCAAAAGCAACCTGCATTTTTTGAATTTCTTAAAATCATTTTCTGCAAAATTCATGACGAACGTAACTTACTTGAACCAGTAGAATTTTTCACAACTTCAAAAGAGAGAAATTACAAAGACGGACAAGCCAGTGTTTACAAGAGGATTTCTAAAATATTTGAGGACGTTAAAAAGCGACACGGACAAATATTTGATAAAAGTGACGAAATAAAATTAGCACCAAGAACCGTAACATATTTGGTTGCTGAACTTCAAAAATATGCTCTTCTAACTACAAATATTGACATTAAAGGAAAAGCCTACGAGGAGATTGTTGGTGCTAACCTAAGAGGTGACAGAGGCGAATTTTTCACGCCAAGAAATGTGATGAAAATGGCAGTCGCCATGATTAACCCCAAAGAAACAGAACGAGTTTTGGACAGCAGTTGCGGAACGGGTGGTTTTGTCGTTACAGCAATGACAGCGGTAATTGATTCTTTGCGTGAAAGAATGGAAAGCCAATATGGCGAAGAAGAAGGTTGGAACGCAGACGTAAGAAAAGCATTTAACGACAAAATTTCTGAAATCGCTTCTGAAAATTATTTTGGTTTTGACATAAATCCAGACTTGGTAAAAGCAACCAAAATGAACATGGTAATGAATAATGACGGAAGCGGAAATATTCTGCAACTCAATTCACTTTTACCACCCCAAGAATGGGAAGAAGAAACCAAAAAGAAACTTGCAAAAGCATTGGGAATTTCAGCGAGTGACATTCGCAATCACAAAAGTTTGGCTCATTTCGATATTATCGTAACCAACCCACCTTTTGGCTCAAAAATACCAATCAAAGACCAACAAATATTAGAGCAGTTTGACATAGCCTACATTTGGAATAAAGACGAAAACGGAAATTGGTTTAAAACTGACCGTTTACAATCGAGTGTTCCACCAGAACAACTTTTTATAGAACGAATTATTCAACTTTTAAAAGAAGGTGGTAGAACAGCAATCGTTTTACCTGATTCAATTTTAGGTGCACCAGGTCTTGAATACATTCGTCATTGGTTGATTAAAAACACCAAAATTATTGCAAGTGTTGATTTACATGCAGACGCATTCCAACCAAGAAACGGAACACAATGTTCTATCCTATTCCTACAAAAGAAAACCAAAGCAGAAATTGCAGACGAAGAAAAATCAAGACAAATAATTGATTACGATATTTTCATGACTATGATTGACCACATTGGACATGATAAAAGAGGTGGCAAAATCTTCAAAAGAGACGAAAAGGGAAATATCGTAATGATAGAAGTTGAGGAACTTGTAAAAGAAAAAGATGCGGACGGCAATTTAATTGCTCGTAAAGAAATTACGCAGGAAAAAATTGTAAATGACCAAACTATCCATGTTGCAGATGTTTTCAGCAAATGGAAAGCAAAACAAGGAATAGCATGGTAGATAAAAGCAATTTAGCGTATAAATTTCAAGAAGTTGAAAAGGAAATAGATTACACATTTTTACCTGACCAACTCAAATACACTTCTGTTTCGCTAACTGAAGTTTTTACCAACAAACTACGTTTGGAAGCTAACGCCTTTAATTTGGAGGCAAAAGTTGCTAAAGAGAAAGTCATTAGCAGTAAATATGGATTTATAAATCTTTGGTCAAGCAATGGTTTAGTTTCTAATGCTTTTTATCCCGGAAGATTTAAAAGAATCTATGTTTCAAAAAAGGATGGTAAACCGTTCTTTTTGCCTTCTCAAATGACTGAAATTAAGCCAAAGGCAACTAAATATATTTCACCGAAAACATATAAAACACTTGAAGGTGTTGAATTAGTGGCTAACAATCTTTTAATGTCACGTTCAGGAACAATCGGTAAGTGTACGATAACTTCAAAATCAAATATTGGCAAATTATATTCAGATGATATAATCAGAGTCAGTTTTAAAAACGAATTTGATTTGGGTTATACTTATGCGTTTTTTCAAACTACGGTTGGTCAAATAATCCTACAAACCAATAATTATGGCGCTGTTGTTAAGCACATAGAACCTGAACATTTAGAGAGCATTATTATTCCAAATGCACCTGAATTACTAAAAAAAGAAATTCACGAACTTGTAATAGAATCTTACGATTTACGAGACGAATCAAACGACTTAATTGATAAAGCGGAATCAATTTTATACGAAGAACTTCAACTTAAACCAATTGAGGAGCTAAAAACAGAATACTTTGACAATTCTGTTGAGTTAAGAAATTACACCACAAAACTGAGTGATTTAAGATTGCGTTTAGACGGTTCATATCACATTCCAATTGTTCAGTTAGTAGAGCAGGAAATTAAACGTAATGCAAAAGAAATTTCCACAATCGGGCAACTATCAAAAGACGTAATTCTTGCAGGTGTTTTCAAAAGAACTTATGTTGACCGAGAAAATGGAGTGCCATTTCTTGGAGGTAGAGATATAACTCAATTAAATCCACAAGTAGAAAAATTCTTATCGAAAACTGTTCACGCTTCAAGAATCAAAAAGGAATTAGAAGTATTTGAGAACTACGTTTTAATTTCAGACAGAGGAACAATCGGAAAAGTTCAAATCGTGCCAAAACATTGGAATGGTTGGGCAGTTAGTCAAAACATTATTAAGGTAATTGCAAACTCAAATGACATTGCAGGTTATTTGTTTTGCTTCTTTAATTCTGACTATGGACAAATTCTAATTAAACGAGAAACTTACGGTTCAGTGGTTGATATGATTGACGACAAGAATGTTAGCGGAATCCACGTTCCACTTCTAAAGAACGAGAAAAAACAAAAAGAAATAAATGATTTGGTTTTACAAGCTAATGAATTGAGATACCAAGCACACCTGAAAGAACAGGAAGCTATTAAGAAAATGGAAAATATAATAAACGACACGAAATAATGCCAACGCTTAAAGCCATACACATTTGCAATTCGCACAAGCCAACGCTACAACCAAAAATTGCAAAAGAGTATGTCTTTGCCAACGCTGACGGACAGAAAATGAAAAAGTACGACCGCACAACATTGTGTATAAGCAATAGCGGGTTCAGTGCTATTTTGAAACATAAAACTATAATCAAAGGTCGGTGCAATCTGAAAGTATAGTGGCTTAAAACCGCTACTGCTCATACACAAACCGTTACTGCACATTCCCCATATATGAACTTCCGAAGTAGATTTTAGCTAATTTATCTACTCCTCCAGCTCAGATTAAGTCCTTCTGCTAACGTATAAGTACCTCCGAAATAGATTTCTATTATATTTGAACCGACTCTTTGTGTGACCGATTTTTAACTGGTGCTTTTTAAAGCCCGTGGCGCATTCTGGTCGAAATGTAAAAAGCCCCTGAAGATGCATTTCAGAGGCCTGTTGATAAATCCAGTGGTGGTGCTGTTTAGCAACCCCGTTCAGAATATTTCTCGATTCAAAGATACATTTCCTTAGAGTCATTATAAAACTTAAAAAAGAAAATTATGGCAAGGAAAAAGAAAATTAAAATGGAGATTATAAATTACAATGCAGCAGGAATTGATGTTGGTAGTAAATCTCATTTTGTAGCAGTCGGACAATCTTTAGAAGATGTTAAAGAATTCGGAGTATATGCCGAAGATTTAGTTAAATTATGCGAATGGCTATTATCTTATGGCATTACTTCTGTTGCAATGGAATCAACAGGCGATTACTGGCAAAATTTATATGTGGAATTGCAAAAGCATGGAATTGAAGTTGTTTTATGTAATGGAAAGTTTACAAAAAATGCAAAAGGAAAAAAGACAGATGTAAAAGATAGTCGGTGGATTCAAAAGCTTCATTCTTTAGGTTTGTTGACAAGTAGTTTTTTACCTGATGAGAATACAGAAATATTACGAACTTATTGTCGTCAAAGAACAAACTGGCTGGAATTAGCAGCAAGTGCATCTCGAAAAATGCAGAAGTATCTTAAATTTTTAAATTTTCGTTTAGATGTAGTTGTAAATGATGTATGTGGTCTCACAGGACTTAAAATCATAGAAGATATTTGTAATGGAAATCTTGATCCTTATTCATTAGCAGAACATAGACATTATAATTGTAGAAAACCCAAAGAAGAAATAGCTAAAGCTTTACATGGCAACAACAGGGTAGATTATTTATTTGGGTTAAAGCAAGAGTATGATAGTTATAAATTCTTTCAAAGAAAAATTAAGGAATGCGATAAGGAAATAGAGAAATTAATAAAAAATGAAATACAAAAGCATCCAGTAAAACAAAAGCTAAAGACAACAGCAAAACCACACAAAAGAATTAATAAAAATGCTATTGATATAAAGAACTTTAATCAAATAGCTTACCAATACTTTGGGGGTGTTGACCTTATGGCTATTGAGGGGGTGAGTCATGCAACAGTTATGTCAATTATGAGTGAAATAGGTATAGATGGCTTTAAAAAATTTAAAACAGCCAAAGAGTTTTGTTCTTGGTTACGACTAGCTCCTAATAATAAAATCTCCGGAGGAAAAATTCTTAGTAATAAAATACCCAAAGGAAGTAATCGTTTAAAAATAGCACTGCGACATTCAGCAAATGCAATTGGAAATCTAAAAGATACACATATGTCAGACTTCTTTAAGCGCATCGCTTATCGAAAAGGACGACAAGCGGCAGTAAGCGCAACAGCAAGAAAACTTGCAACAGTAATATGGACAATGGTCGTAAAACAAGTTCCCTATGATCCACCAACAGCATATTTATTCCTTGACCAAAAAAGAAAATTAGGATTAGTAAAAAGAATTAAAAAACAAATGGCTAAATTTGACATAAAGACTGAAGATATTAATTTGGGTAACTCGCTGAGCCCCAATTACAATTTTTAACGTTAGTCAGAATTTAAAAAACTTTTTGCCGTCCGTAACTTTTTACCTATCTTTGGCGTTACTAATTTAAGAGATAAGTATGATTGTATCGTTTCGAACAAAGTCGACTGAAAAGATTTGGAATGGTGAACGGGTGAAAAAAATCCCGATTGAAATTCAGCAAATTGGCCGACGAAAACTGAGAATGTTGAATAACTCACAAAATTTAGCTGATTTGCGGATTCCGCCATCGAATCGACTAGAAAAACTAAAAGGATCGACAAACGATTTTTACAGCATTCGGATTAACGATCAATGGAGGATTGTTTTTCGTTGGGACAGCAATCGCGCACATGACGTTGATATTTTGGATTATCACAAATAAACGAATTGATTAT is a window of Salinivirga cyanobacteriivorans DNA encoding:
- a CDS encoding N-6 DNA methylase, translating into MIETKVIISIPEGKLRDYIDGTIRVDTPEEYVRQTVEKRLINEHKYSKEQIKIEYGVQMGSGKKRADIVIFPKDSTAEEMKDQDNIWLVIECKKEAVKPTDKNNGVEQMKSYMAACGNCEWGMWTNGMHKEVWRRVRNEQGKYIYEEFNDIPSADGTTDEHERPNRNTLIKAYEDNLLFTFKTCHNIIYVNEGLQKQPAFFEFLKIIFCKIHDERNLLEPVEFFTTSKERNYKDGQASVYKRISKIFEDVKKRHGQIFDKSDEIKLAPRTVTYLVAELQKYALLTTNIDIKGKAYEEIVGANLRGDRGEFFTPRNVMKMAVAMINPKETERVLDSSCGTGGFVVTAMTAVIDSLRERMESQYGEEEGWNADVRKAFNDKISEIASENYFGFDINPDLVKATKMNMVMNNDGSGNILQLNSLLPPQEWEEETKKKLAKALGISASDIRNHKSLAHFDIIVTNPPFGSKIPIKDQQILEQFDIAYIWNKDENGNWFKTDRLQSSVPPEQLFIERIIQLLKEGGRTAIVLPDSILGAPGLEYIRHWLIKNTKIIASVDLHADAFQPRNGTQCSILFLQKKTKAEIADEEKSRQIIDYDIFMTMIDHIGHDKRGGKIFKRDEKGNIVMIEVEELVKEKDADGNLIARKEITQEKIVNDQTIHVADVFSKWKAKQGIAW
- a CDS encoding type II toxin-antitoxin system RelE/ParE family toxin, which encodes MIVSFRTKSTEKIWNGERVKKIPIEIQQIGRRKLRMLNNSQNLADLRIPPSNRLEKLKGSTNDFYSIRINDQWRIVFRWDSNRAHDVDILDYHK
- a CDS encoding SEC-C metal-binding domain-containing protein, coding for MIENMGKLGTSGNPIRLRVQNESRMEEVVAICERNNWIFVCGIEPDYPEDICELEYMLNPKQFKGKRPKMKLIENATIIKTEPVIGRNDLCPCGSGKKYKKCCLN
- a CDS encoding restriction endonuclease subunit S, yielding MVDKSNLAYKFQEVEKEIDYTFLPDQLKYTSVSLTEVFTNKLRLEANAFNLEAKVAKEKVISSKYGFINLWSSNGLVSNAFYPGRFKRIYVSKKDGKPFFLPSQMTEIKPKATKYISPKTYKTLEGVELVANNLLMSRSGTIGKCTITSKSNIGKLYSDDIIRVSFKNEFDLGYTYAFFQTTVGQIILQTNNYGAVVKHIEPEHLESIIIPNAPELLKKEIHELVIESYDLRDESNDLIDKAESILYEELQLKPIEELKTEYFDNSVELRNYTTKLSDLRLRLDGSYHIPIVQLVEQEIKRNAKEISTIGQLSKDVILAGVFKRTYVDRENGVPFLGGRDITQLNPQVEKFLSKTVHASRIKKELEVFENYVLISDRGTIGKVQIVPKHWNGWAVSQNIIKVIANSNDIAGYLFCFFNSDYGQILIKRETYGSVVDMIDDKNVSGIHVPLLKNEKKQKEINDLVLQANELRYQAHLKEQEAIKKMENIINDTK
- a CDS encoding helix-turn-helix domain-containing protein, with translation MNRIKEILKAKGITQTWLAEKMNKSYTTINEYARNVRQPSVEDLYEIADILQVQATDLLVNKKNNNDRN
- a CDS encoding IS110 family transposase; translated protein: MARKKKIKMEIINYNAAGIDVGSKSHFVAVGQSLEDVKEFGVYAEDLVKLCEWLLSYGITSVAMESTGDYWQNLYVELQKHGIEVVLCNGKFTKNAKGKKTDVKDSRWIQKLHSLGLLTSSFLPDENTEILRTYCRQRTNWLELAASASRKMQKYLKFLNFRLDVVVNDVCGLTGLKIIEDICNGNLDPYSLAEHRHYNCRKPKEEIAKALHGNNRVDYLFGLKQEYDSYKFFQRKIKECDKEIEKLIKNEIQKHPVKQKLKTTAKPHKRINKNAIDIKNFNQIAYQYFGGVDLMAIEGVSHATVMSIMSEIGIDGFKKFKTAKEFCSWLRLAPNNKISGGKILSNKIPKGSNRLKIALRHSANAIGNLKDTHMSDFFKRIAYRKGRQAAVSATARKLATVIWTMVVKQVPYDPPTAYLFLDQKRKLGLVKRIKKQMAKFDIKTEDINLGNSLSPNYNF